The DNA segment TCAGATCGCTTCACCACACCTCGCTCGCCTCCATGGTTGGGCTCGCTGCCGCCATGGGGATCCATGGCGCGTGTGCACCGGACTCAGGGGCTGGCCTCGTCTGGTCCTCTTCCTCTTCGGGCGGAGCTGGCCCTGGCGGGACCTTCGATCCGGATGGTGGGCTGTCGACCGACGCGCCTGTCGAGCTCCCCGATCCGGACGCCGCCTGTGGCCTCGTTACCGAGGAGGCGATCGCGGTCCCGCTCAATCTCTATATCATGATGGACAAGTCGTCCTCGATGGCGGGTGACGACCCCATGGTGGCCGACAAGTGGACAAGCGCGAAGGCTGGCCTGACAGCGTCGTCAACAGCGCGAGGTTCGCCGGCGTGCGCGTGGCGCTGCGCTTCTTTCCGCGGGTCGCGGACGATGTTCCTGCCTGCGACCAGAAGGCGTACAGCGAGCCGCTCGTCCCGTTCGGTCCGCTCCCCGACAACGCGGGCGCCATCGTCGCGGCCATCGAGGCCGAGTCGCCGAACGGAGCGAGCACGCCCATCTATCCTGCGCTGGGCGGCGCGCTGCTCCAGGGCATCGACGTGGCCGAGGACCACCCCGGCGAGGCCTCGGCGGTGCTGCTCGTCACCGATGGACAGCCCCAGGGGCCTGCGGCCCGGTGCGCCGGGGTGAACCCGGAAGACCCGGACGCCATCGCGGATCTCGCGGCGCGGGCCGCGCGCTACCGCTTCCCGGTGCGCACCTTCGTGATCGGGCTCCCGGGCGTGAACCAGAGCTTCGCGAACCAGGTCGCGGTCGCGGGAGGCACTGACGCCGCCGTCCTCGTCGGGGCGAACAACATCGCCGTCGAGTTCCAGAACGCGCTCGCGAAGGTCACGGGGCAGGCGCTCCCGTGCGAGGTCGAGGTCCCTTCCCAGGTGGCCGGCGGACAGGTCGCGTTCGACGACGTCAACGTCCTCTTCGGGCTCGACGGCGCACCGCAGGAGGTCCTGCCTCAGCGCCCCGGCTGCGACGGCCCAGGCTGGCGCTACGACAACCCGGCTTCTCCCGCGGCCCTCGTGCTGTGCCCCGACACCTGCGAGGCCGCGAGGGGCGCTTCCATCGCGAAGATCCAGATCCTCCTCGGCTGCGAGACGGTGATCCTCTGAGCGAGCACGGCAGAAGGACCGCGCATCTCGGACGAGAGTGGGCGAACTGCAGGTGTTGTGGAGATGACATCGGGAGCGACATAGAAGCCACGAAGCAGGCGGCGCAGACGCGAAGCGTCATAGGTGAGATGGCTCACTGTGCCGGGGTCGTAAAGGCGCGGATCATGGGGCCGGCGCGAGGATGCGGGACCCGGCGCGCGCGGGCGGCGCCCGGCGGCGCCCGACGCGGTGAGCGCCGCCTTGCAACTCTGCACTGCGCTTTGTGGACTCCGGGCCCCCAGAGCCGTAAGAGGACGGAACCATGACGACGGAGTCCTCCCTCGCCGCCGCAGGCTCGCCGCGGCACGCCGCCCCCGCCGCGCTCCATCCGGCCCTGGTGCTGAGCGCCTACCTCGAGCCGCTCGTGCGCGGCCGGCGGGTCGCGGTGCTGGGTGACGTCACCATCGGCCTCGCCGACCGGCTGCTCCAGCGCGGAGCCCGACTCGTCCATGCCTACGACCCGGACGCCGCGCGCGTCGCCGAGAAGCTCGCGCGGACGGCGCCCACGCGGCAGCCGCACCCGAACGTCGCCGTGTTCGACGGCGACCTCGGGGTGCGCGACGGCGCCTTCGACACCCTCGTCATCCCCGATCTCTCCCTCTTCGGCGATCCCGCCGAGGTCGTCCGGCGCGCCAGGCGCCTCACCGCCGCGAGCGGCGTCGCCGTCATCGCGTCGCCGAACCCGGACGCCGCGCGGGGCCTGCTCCCCGCGGGCGCGCGGCGCGGCGCGGCGCCCGGCTACTACGCGCTCTACGACGTCGTGGCGCTCCAGTTCAAGCAGGTGCGGATGGTCGGCCAGGCGCCGTTCGTCGGCTATACGGTCGCGGAGTTCGCGCCGAAGGGAGAGCCCGAGGTCAGCGTGGACACGTCGATCCTCGACGCGTCCGAGGAGCCCGAGTGGTTCATCGCCGTGGCCGGCGAGCGCCTGCCCAGGCTCGACGCGTTCGCCGTGATCGAGCTGCCGTTCGCCGGCTTCCCGGGCGCGAGCGCCGGCCCGTCGCCCGAGGCGCTCAGCGAGGCCGAGGGCCGCGCGCAGCGGCTCGGGGGCGAGCTCGCGGAGCTGCGCACCCGGCACCAGCGCGACCGCGAGGACGCCGGGGTCCGCGCCGAGAGCGCGGTCGCCACGGCCGCGCGCCTCGCCGAGGTGGAGGCCGAGCTCGATGCCAGGGCGGCGCGCCTCCGCGACGTCGAGGCCAGGGCGGGCGACGCCCACGTCCGGGCCGAGCGCCTGTCCCACCAGATCCGCGACATGGAGGAGGAGCTCCGCAGCCAGCGCGATCGCGCGACCCGGCTCACCAAGCAGCTCGACGACGAGAAGCGGGTGCGGACCAAGGTCGAGCTCGAGCTCGGCATGATCCGCAACAAGCCGGAGATCGCCGGCGCCCGCGACCGCCTCGACGCCGCGACCGCCGACCTCGACGCCGCGCGCGCCCGGATCGCCGAGCTCGAGGCGCGGCCCGCCGTGGCGGCGCCCGACCGGGCGCTCGCGGCGCGCGTGGAGGAGCTCGAGGCCGCCGCCGCGGGGGCGCGGCGGGAGCTCTCGAAGCTCACGTCGGAGCGGGACACGGCGCGCCGGCGCGCGCAGGAGAGCGAGCGCGCGCTGGAGGAGGCGCGGCGCGCGGCGGGGAGGATCGAGGAGCTGGAGGCCGCCCGCGCCGAGCTCGCGCGCGACCGCGACCGGCAGAAGGAGCGGGCGGACCGGAACGAGCGCGAGAGCCGCGCGCTGGAGGATCAGCGGAGCGCCCTCGACGCGCGCAGGCTGCTGCTCGAGGCGCGGATCGTGGAGCTCGAGCAGACCGTCGTCGCGCTGGAGCAGCGGGCGTCGGAGCTCGAGAAGCGAGACGCCGGCGAGGCGGCGGCCGCGGAGATCGCGGGCCTCGAGGAGGCGCTGCGCGATCGGGGCCACGTCATCGCGTCGCTCATGGCGCAGCTGCGCGAGAGCGAGCGGGTGGGCAAGGAGCTCGTCGACGAGCTCGGAACGGTCTTCGCGTCGGCGTCGGCCGACAACGGCGGGCCGGGCCAGGCGGCGGACGGCGGGCAGGGCGGAGGGCTCGCGGGGCAGGGCGGGCCGGGCGGCGCGGTCGAGGCGCTGCGGCAGCAGCTCGACGCGCTGGCGCGGAGCGCCGCCTCGAGCGAGGCCGACCTGCGCGCCGCGGGATGGAAGATCGCGCAGCTCGAGCGCGAGCTGACCGAGGCGCGCGCCACGGCCGGCTCCCCGCCGGCGCTCCACGAGGAGCTCGAGCAGGCGCTCGTCGCCGCGCAGGCGGAGATCGCGGCGCTGCGCCGGGCGGCGGAGCGGGAGGACGTGGCCGTGGCGCGCGAGGACGTGGCCGTGGCGCGCGAGGACGCGGCTGGCGCGCGCGGG comes from the Sorangium aterium genome and includes:
- a CDS encoding VWA domain-containing protein encodes the protein MDKREGWPDSVVNSARFAGVRVALRFFPRVADDVPACDQKAYSEPLVPFGPLPDNAGAIVAAIEAESPNGASTPIYPALGGALLQGIDVAEDHPGEASAVLLVTDGQPQGPAARCAGVNPEDPDAIADLAARAARYRFPVRTFVIGLPGVNQSFANQVAVAGGTDAAVLVGANNIAVEFQNALAKVTGQALPCEVEVPSQVAGGQVAFDDVNVLFGLDGAPQEVLPQRPGCDGPGWRYDNPASPAALVLCPDTCEAARGASIAKIQILLGCETVIL